From one Lycium ferocissimum isolate CSIRO_LF1 chromosome 7, AGI_CSIRO_Lferr_CH_V1, whole genome shotgun sequence genomic stretch:
- the LOC132062787 gene encoding acetyl-CoA-benzylalcohol acetyltransferase-like produces the protein MAKLEIQIQTRKMLKPSTPTPNHLQSLKLSLFDQTAPPLYVPILFHYLSTSEGIIEICDKLQKTLAETLTKFYPLAGRFRKDDLSIYCNDKGVEYVETKVNVDLAEFLNEGPKIELLNNLLPWCVPPDSDQPSSPLLGVQVNIFNCGGLVIGIQISHVLTDAFTLATFVNEWAHISQTGTTKANYLPSFSHLPSLFPTRVPSGPQFSPTSDRGAKIVTRRFMFDALTIEKLKSNSSATSRKPTRAVVIMSLIWKVLVGISSAKHGHSRESSLCFTVGLRGKSNIPSSKHALGNFGMFGIANLEANQPREELNDFINLVGNTIRDASIGIGKASVDEISPMYVDTYTKVVDMLLKGDEMDIYLSTSWCRFPWYEADFGWGKPFWVSSVSHAVEVICLIDTKDGDGIEAWVSLTENDMAEFERDPHILTFCPPLGK, from the coding sequence ATGGCCAAGTTAGAGATTCAAATCCAGACAAGGAAAATGTTAAAGCCCTCAACTCCTACCCCGAATCATCTTCAGAGCCTCAAGCTTTCATTGTTTGATCAGACGGCTCCTCCTTTATATGTACCGATACTATTCCACTATTTGTCAACCAGTGAAGGAATTATTGAAATATGTGATAAGCTCCAAAAAACTTTGGCCGAGACTTTAACCAAGTTTTATCCTCTAGCAGGAAGATTTAGAAAAGATGACCTCTCAATTTACTGCAATGACAAAGGTGTTGAGTACGTTGAAACTAAAGTGAACGTGGATCTTGCTGAATTTCTCAATGAAGGACCCAAGATTGAGCTTTTGAACAATCTTCTTCCGTGGTGTGTTCCTCCAGACTCAGATCAGCCATCAAGTCCATTACTTGGAGTCCAAGTGAACATATTCAACTGTGGAGGACTAGTCATAGGGATACAAATTTCACATGTCCTAACAGATGCTTTCACGTTAGCGACATTTGTCAATGAATGGGCACATATTAGCCAAACAGGGACAACAAAAGCTAATTACCTCCCAAGTTTTAGTCATTTGCCATCACTCTTTCCCACAAGAGTGCCATCGGGACCTCAGTTTTCACCAACTTCCGATAGAGGCGCTAAGATTGTCACGAGGAGGTTTATGTTTGATGCTTTGACAATAGAAAAGCTCAAAAGCAATTCAAGTGCCACATCGAGGAAACCTACTCGAGCGGTGGTCATCATGTCGTTAATATGGAAGGTTCTTGTGGGTATTTCCTCAGCCAAACATGGACATTCAAGGGAATCTTCTTTATGTTTTACAGTTGGTTTGAGGGGAAAATCAAATATACCATCTTCAAAACATGCTTTAGGGAATTTCGGGATGTTTGGAATTGCTAATCTCGAGGCAAACCAGCCAAGAGAGGAGTTGAATGACTTTATAAACTTGGTAGGAAATACAATACGGGACGCATCTATCGGCATTGGTAAGGCAAGCGTTGATGAAATTTCCCCTATGTATGTTGACACTTACACAAAAGTTGTAGACATGCTTCTTAAAGGAGACGAGATGGACATTTATTTGTCCACTAGTTGGTGCAGATTCCCTTGGTATGAAGCTGACTTTGGTTGGGGAAAACCATTTTGGGTGAGCAGTGTTAGCCATGCTGTTGAAGTAATTTGTCTGATTGACACAAAAGATGGTGACGGAATAGAAGCATGGGTTAGTTTGACAGAGAATGATATGGCTGAATTCGAGAGAGACCCtcatattttgacattttgtcCTCCTCTCGGGAAGTAG
- the LOC132062788 gene encoding acetyl-CoA-benzylalcohol acetyltransferase-like → MAKLEIQIQTRKMLKPSTPTPNHLRSLNLSLFDQMAPPLYVPILFHYLPISEGITEKCDKLQKSLAETLTKFYPLAGRFRKDDLSIHCNDEGAEYVETKVNADLAEFLNQGPKSELLNDLLPTDMTSSPLLGVQVNIFNCGGLVMGINISHILADGFTLGTFVEEWTRVSQTGTTKDCLPSFGRLPSIFPSRVLSGPYISPPTNRDPKIVTHRFVFDASAIAKLKERINSSATFTRPTRVVVVMSLIWKVLAGISSAKHGKSRDSYFLFPINLRGKSNLPSLEHALGNFCVVGVAALEANQSRKELTDFVNMVGSTARDTSVEIGKASIDDIASMFLTCKTPQKDDMDMYFCTSWCKFPWYEADFGWGKPFWVSDVSKPAELITLIDTKSGDGIEAWIGLKENDMAEFERNPDILAFCPPQN, encoded by the coding sequence ATGGCCAAGTTAGAGATTCAAATCCAGACAAGGAAAATGTTAAAGCCCTCAACACCTACCCCGAATCATCTTCGGAGCCTTAATCTTTCATTGTTTGATCAGATGGCTCCTCCTTTATATGTACCAATACTCTTCCACTACTTGCCAATCAGTGAAGGAATTACTGAAAAATGTGATAAGCTGCAAAAATCCTTAGCTGAGACTTTAACCAAATTTTATCCTTTAGCAGGAAGATTTAGAAAAGATGACCTCTCAATTCACTGCAATGATGAAGGTGCTGAGTATGTTGAAACAAAAGTCAACGCGGATCTTGCTGAATTTCTCAACCAAGGACCCAAGAGTGAGCTTTTGAATGATCTTCTTCCAACAGATATGACATCAAGTCCACTACTTGGAGTCCAAGTGAACATATTTAACTGTGGAGGACTAGTCATGGGGATAAATATTTCTCACATCCTAGCTGATGGTTTCACATTAGGAACATTTGTCGAGGAATGGACTCGCGTTAGCCAAACAGGGACGACAAAAGATTGTCTCCCAAGTTTCGGTCGTTTGCCATCGATCTTTCCCAGTAGAGTGCTATCCGGACCTTACATTTCACCACCTACCAACAGAGACCCTAAGATTGTCACACATAGGTTTGTGTTTGATGCTTCTGCAATAGCAAAGCTCAAAGAAAGAATCAATTCAAGTGCCACATTCACGAGGCCTACTCGAGTGGTGGTTGTTATGTCGTTAATATGGAAGGTTCTTGCCGGCATTTCCTCAGCTAAACATGGGAAATCAAGGGACTCCTATTTCTTATTTCCCATTAATTTAAGGGGAAAATCAAATTTACCATCTTTGGAACATGCTCTAGGGAACTTCTGTGTGGTTGGAGTTGCTGCTCTTGAGGCAAACCAGTCAAGAAAGGAGTTAACTGACTTTGTTAACATGGTAGGAAGTACAGCAAGGGACACATCTGTAGAAATTGGTAAGGCAAGCATCGATGATATTGCCTCTATGTTTCTCACCTGCAAGACACCTCAGAAGGACGACATGGACATGTATTTCTGCACTAGTTGGTGCAAATTCCCTTGGTATGAAGCCGACTTTGGCTGGGGAAAGCCATTCTGGGTTAGCGATGTAAGCAAACCTGCAGAATTAATTACTCTGATTGATACAAAATCTGGTGATGGAATAGAAGCATGGATAGGTTTGAAGGAGAATGATATGGCTGAATTCGAGAGAAACCCTGACATTTTGGCATTTTGTCCACCTCAAAATTAG
- the LOC132064711 gene encoding acetyl-CoA-benzylalcohol acetyltransferase-like, whose product MFVPILFHYLPNSEWNDKENTQRCDKLQKSLAETLTKFYRLAGRLSNGDLSIHCNDEGVEYVESKVNADLAEFLHEGLKIELLNDFLPTDLPSSLLLRIQVNTFNCGGLVIGINISHIIADGFTLGSFFKDWAHISQTGTTESCLPSFGHLPLIFPSRALSGPQVSPPSNIGPKIVTKRFVFDALAISKLKDTINSSATFIRPTLVVVQSFIWKVLLNNSSAKHGHSRGSSLLFPINLRGKSNLPSLEHALGSLFVTVAATLEANQLRKELSDFVSVVGSTTRDTCACIGKANINDIASMFVTCGTEVMKKLGQGDQIDIYPSNSWCRFPPYEADFGWGKPFWVSSVGKPFEVIILNDTKDGGGIEAWVSLKENEMTEFKRDLIFRRPLEK is encoded by the coding sequence ATGTTTGTACCAATATTGTTCCACTACTTGCCAAACAGTGAATGGAACGACAAAGAAAACACTCAAAGATGCGACAAACTCCAAAAATCTTTGGCTGAGACTTTAACCAAGTTTTACCGTCTAGCTGGAAGATTGAGTAATGGTGACCTCTCAATTCACTGCAATGACGAAGGTGTTGAGTATGTTGAATCCAAAGTCAATGCGGATCTTGCTGAGTTTCTCCATGAAGGACTCAAGATTGAGCTTTTGAATGATTTTCTTCCAACAGATCTGCCATCAAGTTTATTACTTAGAATCCAAGTGAACACATTCAATTGTGGAGGACTAGTTATTGGGATAAATATTTCACACATCATAGCTGATGGTTTCACGTTAGGGTCATTTTTCAAGGACTGGGCACACATTAGCCAAACAGGGACAACAGAAAGTTGTCTCCCAAGTTTCGGCCACTTGCCGTTGATCTTTCCCTCAAGAGCGCTATCAGGACCTCAAGTTTCACCTCCTTCCAACATAGGCCCTAAGATTGTCACAAAGAGGTTTGTGTTTGATGCTTTGGCAATATCAAAGCTCAAAGACACAATCAATTCAAGTGCCACATTCATTAGACCTACTTTAGTGGTCGTTCAGTCGTTCATATGGAAGGTTCTTTTGAACAATTCATCAGCCAAACATGGACATTCAAGGGGCTCTTCTTTATTATTTCCTATtaatttgaggggaaaatcGAACCTGCCATCTTTAGAGCATGCTCTAGGGAGTTTATTCGTGACTGTAGCTGCTACTCTTGAGGCAAACCAGTTAAGAAAGGAATTAAGTGACTTTGTTAGCGTGGTAGGAAGTACAACAAGGGACACATGTGCATGCATCGGTAAGGCAAACATCAATGATATTGCCTCTATGTTTGTTACCTGTGGCACAGAAGTTATGAAGAAACTTGGTCAAGGAGACCAGATAGACATTTATCCAAGCAATAGTTGGTGCAGATTTCCCCCGTACGAAGCAGACTTTGGTTGGGGAAAGCCATTCTGGGTGAGTAGTGTTGGCAAACCTTTTGAAGTAATCATCCTAAATGACACAAAAGATGGTGGTGGAATAGAGGCATGGGTTAGTTTGAAGGAGAATGAGATGACTGAATTCAAGAGAGACCTGATATTTCGTCGTCCACTTGAAAAGTAG
- the LOC132064710 gene encoding uncharacterized protein LOC132064710 isoform X1 has protein sequence MGFDEMEPVFGRVNAEWSAPHKTPLKPFLFHVHGLPSDPSTLIVCATDFHSNTWEALKSAQELEDMRDRTGIGGSWSDFVDYLIASLKSEDVKLVMDGQSKLGGAAHAKLVAQKAKGMPRIAISLSKLVDTAATEAISNLSLELYKTFTDVHNLLKAEQQRCCELTNVLSEEKQEKNETAQKQLDALLYSKRHKPQKITEITASDTATVSSSLESPVKQATQLPSTKVTNRVVPAHRRARVRGVLLHDTEDDRQD, from the exons atgGGGTTTGATGAAATGGAACCAGTGTTTGGGCGAGTAAATGCAGAGTGGTCAGCACCTCACAAAACCCCATTGAAACCTTTCCTCTTTCATGTCCATGGGTTGCCAAGTGATCCCTCTACTCTTATTGTATGTGCCACTGATTTCCATTCAAATACATGGGAAGCTTTGAAGTCTGCCCAGGAGCTTGAAGATATG AGGGACAGAACTGGTATAGGAGGCTCTTGGTCTGACTTTGTAGATTACCTTATAGCTTCCTTAAAGTCTGAAGATGTGAAGCTTGTTATGGATGGACAGTCAAAACTTGGAG gTGCTGCACATGCAAAATTGGTTGCTCAGAAAGCAAAGGGGATGCCAAGAATCGCTATATCACTTAGTAAACTTGTGGATACTGCAGCAACTGAGGCAATTTCAAATCTTTCTCTGGAGCTCTACAAAACATTTACAGATGTACATAATTTGCTTAAAGCTG AGCAACAACGATGCTGTGAGTTGACAAATGTTTTATCGGAAGAAAAG CAGGAAAAGAACGAAACTGCCCAGAAGCAACTCGATGCACTTCTGTACTCAAAAAGACATAAACCGCAAAAGATTACTGAAATTACAGCCTCAGATACTGCAACCGTCAGTAGCTCACTGGAGTCTCCAg TTAAGCAAGCAACACAACTTCCCTCTACAAAGGTGACTAACCGTGTGGTTCCAGCACATCGTAG GGCCAGAGTCCGAGGTGTTCTTTTACATGATACTGAAGATGATAGACAAGATTAG
- the LOC132064710 gene encoding uncharacterized protein LOC132064710 isoform X2 has product MGFDEMEPVFGRVNAEWSAPHKTPLKPFLFHVHGLPSDPSTLIVCATDFHSNTWEALKSAQELEDMRDRTGIGGSWSDFVDYLIASLKSEDVKLVMDGQSKLGGAAHAKLVAQKAKGMPRIAISLSKLVDTAATEAISNLSLELYKTFTDVHNLLKAEQQRCCELTNVLSEEKEKNETAQKQLDALLYSKRHKPQKITEITASDTATVSSSLESPVKQATQLPSTKVTNRVVPAHRRARVRGVLLHDTEDDRQD; this is encoded by the exons atgGGGTTTGATGAAATGGAACCAGTGTTTGGGCGAGTAAATGCAGAGTGGTCAGCACCTCACAAAACCCCATTGAAACCTTTCCTCTTTCATGTCCATGGGTTGCCAAGTGATCCCTCTACTCTTATTGTATGTGCCACTGATTTCCATTCAAATACATGGGAAGCTTTGAAGTCTGCCCAGGAGCTTGAAGATATG AGGGACAGAACTGGTATAGGAGGCTCTTGGTCTGACTTTGTAGATTACCTTATAGCTTCCTTAAAGTCTGAAGATGTGAAGCTTGTTATGGATGGACAGTCAAAACTTGGAG gTGCTGCACATGCAAAATTGGTTGCTCAGAAAGCAAAGGGGATGCCAAGAATCGCTATATCACTTAGTAAACTTGTGGATACTGCAGCAACTGAGGCAATTTCAAATCTTTCTCTGGAGCTCTACAAAACATTTACAGATGTACATAATTTGCTTAAAGCTG AGCAACAACGATGCTGTGAGTTGACAAATGTTTTATCGGAAGAAAAG GAAAAGAACGAAACTGCCCAGAAGCAACTCGATGCACTTCTGTACTCAAAAAGACATAAACCGCAAAAGATTACTGAAATTACAGCCTCAGATACTGCAACCGTCAGTAGCTCACTGGAGTCTCCAg TTAAGCAAGCAACACAACTTCCCTCTACAAAGGTGACTAACCGTGTGGTTCCAGCACATCGTAG GGCCAGAGTCCGAGGTGTTCTTTTACATGATACTGAAGATGATAGACAAGATTAG